One stretch of Terriglobia bacterium DNA includes these proteins:
- a CDS encoding Fic family protein translates to MAAPNEKLADSLDVLKALQEKGRRVFRSDDLSRIHRERLVANGFLQEVMKGWLVSTGPGARPGDSTPWYASFWEFCARYCRERFGGEWFLSAEQSLWLHGEKTVIPQQVVVCSPKGTNHAIELLFGTSLYDLKVPVMPASADLVERDGLQLFSPAAALVRVAKSFLARNPVEAQVVLTNLGDDADLLRLLLNGGHSVKAGCLAGAFRQMGRSELADEIIGAMKSAGYDVRENNPFEPAKVFGAQAGGVASIVKRIQMLWESARPGIIETFPKAPGLPKDGSAYLRHIDEIYKSDAYHSLSIEGYSVTPDVIEKVRQGNWSPEKDDADRKSRDALAAWGYWQAFQLVKAAVQKVIAGDNPGALARGTHKEWYRELFQPCVRAGLIEPGALAGYRKNPVYLRSSRYVPPRWEVVGDAMTALFDLLEQETEPGVRAVLGHWLFGYIHPYADGNGRIARFLMNVMLASGGYPWTVIRVEDRTSYLEALDRASIDTDIKPFAEFVAQCVKWSLKHRNPKFSKSEKK, encoded by the coding sequence ATGGCAGCCCCGAATGAAAAGCTCGCTGACTCTCTCGATGTACTCAAGGCGCTCCAGGAGAAGGGCAGGCGTGTTTTCCGGTCAGACGACTTGAGCCGGATTCACCGCGAGCGTCTGGTGGCGAATGGTTTCCTGCAGGAGGTGATGAAAGGCTGGCTGGTCTCCACCGGCCCAGGCGCACGGCCAGGCGACAGCACGCCCTGGTATGCGTCATTCTGGGAATTCTGCGCGCGTTATTGCCGAGAGCGTTTTGGCGGCGAATGGTTCCTGTCGGCGGAGCAGTCGCTTTGGTTGCACGGAGAAAAGACGGTCATCCCGCAGCAGGTGGTGGTGTGCAGCCCCAAGGGTACCAACCACGCCATCGAGCTTCTCTTTGGCACTTCGCTTTACGATTTGAAGGTGCCCGTGATGCCCGCGTCGGCAGACCTTGTGGAAAGGGATGGATTGCAGCTGTTCTCGCCGGCGGCGGCGCTGGTCAGAGTGGCGAAATCATTCCTTGCTCGCAATCCGGTCGAGGCGCAAGTGGTCCTGACCAATCTCGGCGATGACGCGGATCTGCTACGGCTGTTGCTGAACGGTGGGCACTCCGTAAAAGCCGGCTGCCTGGCCGGAGCATTCCGGCAAATGGGACGGTCCGAACTGGCGGACGAAATAATCGGCGCGATGAAGAGTGCCGGCTACGATGTGCGGGAGAACAATCCCTTCGAGCCGGCAAAGGTTTTCGGCGCGCAGGCCGGCGGCGTGGCCTCCATCGTGAAACGTATCCAGATGCTCTGGGAATCAGCCCGCCCTGGCATCATCGAAACGTTTCCCAAAGCGCCGGGGCTGCCGAAGGATGGGAGTGCTTATCTCCGCCACATCGACGAGATCTACAAGAGCGATGCGTATCATTCACTCTCCATCGAAGGTTACTCGGTCACGCCGGATGTGATCGAGAAAGTCAGGCAAGGAAATTGGAGCCCGGAGAAGGACGACGCGGACCGCAAGAGCCGCGATGCGCTGGCAGCTTGGGGATACTGGCAGGCATTTCAGCTGGTAAAGGCAGCCGTACAGAAAGTGATTGCGGGAGACAATCCCGGCGCGCTTGCGCGCGGCACGCACAAGGAGTGGTATCGTGAATTGTTTCAGCCTTGCGTCAGGGCGGGCCTGATCGAACCCGGTGCGCTGGCCGGATACCGTAAAAATCCCGTTTATCTGCGCAGCTCGCGCTATGTGCCGCCCCGGTGGGAAGTCGTGGGCGATGCCATGACCGCGCTCTTCGACCTGCTCGAACAGGAAACGGAACCCGGCGTGCGCGCCGTGCTTGGGCACTGGCTGTTTGGTTATATCCATCCCTACGCGGACGGCAACGGGCGGATCGCACGCTTCCTGATGAATGTGATGCTGGCTTCGGGAGGTTATCCGTGGACAGTCATTCGCGTCGAGGATCGCACCTCCTATCTTGAAGCACTGGACCGCGCCAGCATCGACACGGATATTAAGCCGTTCGCGGAGTTTGTTGCGCAGTGCGTAAAATGGTCCCTTAAGCACCGCAATCCGAAGTTTTCGAAATCCGAAAAGAAATAG
- a CDS encoding BlaI/MecI/CopY family transcriptional regulator yields the protein MERLRHDPQKGTCSGARGSCLPETLGTSNGKRDPGDHASIQADGSRLGCESAQAAPGQGAGHQEKGKVGKAFVYAPTQAAGAIYRNVMKRLLNRVFGGDSLSLVASLFETKPPDSEQISRLEDLLAELKEKQRRKDSP from the coding sequence ATCGAAAGGCTGAGGCATGACCCACAAAAAGGTACCTGCAGCGGAGCTCGAGGTTCTTGCCTGCCTGAAACACTTGGGACAAGCAACGGCAAGAGAGATCCGGGAGACCATGCATCCATACAGGCCGATGGCTCACGGCTCGGTTGTGAATCTGCTCAAGCGGCTCCAGGCCAAGGCGCTGGTCACCAAGAAAAGGGGAAGGTCGGCAAGGCCTTCGTTTACGCCCCGACCCAGGCCGCCGGGGCCATTTACCGGAATGTAATGAAGCGGTTGTTGAACCGGGTGTTTGGCGGCGACAGCTTGTCCTTGGTAGCATCGCTGTTTGAAACCAAGCCGCCCGATTCCGAACAGATCAGCAGACTTGAAGACCTGCTCGCTGAATTGAAGGAAAAGCAGCGGCGGAAGGATTCGCCATGA